ATGGGTTTCTTCGACAACTCGCGGCGGCCGAAGCGGCGCGCGATCGTGTCGGGCACGTAGGTGGTGATGTGCGAGAGCGGGCCTTCCTTGGTGGAACGCACGCGCACCGCCTTCTGCACCGGGTCGCCCAACTGCAGCTGCAGCGCCTCGGCCACCTGGGTGGAAGCCGTGATGGTGGCCACCTCGATCACTTTCACCGAGGTGTGCAGGCCCATCGCCACCAGGTTCTCGAGCAGGCCGCGCAGATTGGCGCGCTCCATGCTCTTGGTGCCCTGCGATTCACCGGCTGCCGCGGGCGGCGGCAGCGCGCGCGTGCGGCGCCCCGGGTTGCGCGCGATCAGGCCTTCGGAAGACAGCTGCTCGAGTGCGCGCCGCACCGTGACGCGCGCCACGTTGAACTGCGCCATGAGCGCAAGCTCGCCGGGCAGCCCCTCCGCGAAACGGCCTTCGTGCAACTGCTCACGCAGAACCAGGTAGATCTGGTGGTACTTCGGCAAAGGCATCTGCGACATGCCTTTGATGTTTTTGCAGTTTCAATGTTCTGTCAATGGGACATTTAAAACCGCAGCGGCACAAAAAAGAAACGGCGCGCCGGGACATCGCCCGCCGCGCCGTTGGTGGCTGCTCGCTTGCCGCTTACAGCTTGAACGGAACCACTTCCTGGCGCTGTTCGCCCAGCCCCTCGATGCCCAGCGTCATCACGTCGCCCTTCTTCAGGTAGAGCGGCGGCTTCATGCCCAGGCCCACGCCGGGCGGCGTGCCGGTGGTGATGACGTCGCCGGGCAAGAGCGTCATGAACTGGCTCAGGTAGCTCACGATCTTGGCGATGCTGAAGATCATCGTCTTGGTACTGCCGGTCTGCATGCGCTTGCCGTTGAGGTCGAGCCACATCGACAGCTTCTGCGGATTGGGCACTTCGTCGCGCGTCACGAGCCACGGGCCG
This genomic window from Variovorax paradoxus contains:
- a CDS encoding GntR family transcriptional regulator codes for the protein MPLPKYHQIYLVLREQLHEGRFAEGLPGELALMAQFNVARVTVRRALEQLSSEGLIARNPGRRTRALPPPAAAGESQGTKSMERANLRGLLENLVAMGLHTSVKVIEVATITASTQVAEALQLQLGDPVQKAVRVRSTKEGPLSHITTYVPDTIARRFGRRELSKKPILVLLEESGVKVGRAHQTISARLADSLIAQHLDVSVGSALLAVRRLIYDEDERPVQWLHGLYRPDRYTYEMQLSRVGGIDAKVWVSKDVSAQFN